From Dasypus novemcinctus isolate mDasNov1 chromosome 11, mDasNov1.1.hap2, whole genome shotgun sequence, one genomic window encodes:
- the OLIG3 gene encoding oligodendrocyte transcription factor 3: MNSDSSSVSSRASSPDMDELYLRDHHHRHHHHQESRLNSVSSTQGDMVQKMPGESLSRASAKAAGESSKYKIKKQLSEQDLQQLRLKINGRERKRMHDLNLAMDGLREVMPYAHGPSVRKLSKIATLLLARNYILMLTSSLEEMKRLVGEIYGGHHSAFHCGTVGHSAGHPAHAANAVHPVHPILGGALSSGTASSPLSAASLPALGTIRPPHSLLKAPSTPPALQLSSGFQHWAGLPCPCTICQMPPPPHLSALSTASMARLSAESKDLLK; this comes from the coding sequence ATGAATTCTGATTCGAGCTCTGTCTCCAGCAGAGCTTCGTCTCCGGACATGGATGAGCTGTACCTGAGGGACCACCatcaccgccaccaccaccaccaggagAGCCGGCTGAACTCGGTCTCATCCACGCAGGGCGATATGGTGCAGAAGATGCCCGGGGAGAGCCTCTCGCGGGCCAGTGCCAAGGCCGCGGGCGAGAGCAGCAAGTACAAAATCAAGAAGCAGCTGTCGGAGCAGGACCTGCAGCAGCTGCGGCTGAAGATCAACGGGCGCGAGCGCAAGCGGATGCACGACCTGAACCTCGCCATGGACGGGCTGCGCGAGGTCATGCCCTACGCGCACGGGCCCTCGGTGCGCAAGCTCTCCAAGATCGCCACGCTCCTGCTGGCGAGAAACTACATCCTCATGCTCACCAGCTCCCTGGAGGAGATGAAGAGGCTGGTGGGCGAGATCTACGGGGGCCACCACTCGGCCTTCCACTGCGGGACGGTGGGCCACTCGGCCGGCCACCCGGCGCACGCCGCCAACGCCGTGCACCCGGTGCACCCCATCCTGGGCGGCGCGCTCTCGTCCGGCACCGCCTCGTCGCCGCTGTCCGCCGCCTCGCTGCCGGCCCTCGGCACCATCCGGCCGCCGCACTCGCTGCTCAAGGCGCCCTCCACGCCGCCCGCGCTGCAGCTGAGCAGCGGCTTCCAGCACTGGGCgggcctgccctgcccctgcaccATCTGCCAGATGCCGCCGCCGCCGCACCTGTCCGCCCTCTCCACCGCCAGCATGGCCCGGCTGTCGGCCGAGTCCAAGGACTTGCTCAAGTGA